The window GATCCACGCGAGCTCCATTGAGGGAAAAGACTACTCGGACTACTGGAAGGACTACCGCGAGTTCGCCCTCAGCAGGCGCGAGGTCGTTGAGCTTTTTGAAAGGACGATCTACGTCCGTGACGACATGAGGAAGGCCCTCATATACTCCCTCTACGGTGTCCCCTACATCCTCTGGGGAAGCGGAGTATCCCAGTGGGGCGAGGGCTTTGAGTACACGGTCTACAAGCACAGGGAGAACATGGGGCTCCTGGCCCTCTGGAAGGCCCTCAAGTACCTCCAGTCGAGCCTGCCCTGGGAGCTCAGGCTCGGAAAAGAAACCTCCCTCGAGATAATCGACCCCATGCTGGACATAGACTTTCGAACCCGCAACCCCAACAGGAGCGATATGAAATACTATACTCCCCCATCGAAGAGGGGCCTGGTCAGGATTCCGAAGTGGACTGAGAAGTACCTTATGAACAAGAGGGCGATCGGTCTTCTCCCCCAGGACGTGGAGGCAGACCCCACCGACGCACTGGCCAAGATCTCCGAGACGCCTTTTGTCCTCATGCCCTGGGAGGAGAAGCCGTACTTCGAAGAGAACAGGGAGTTCAGGCAGCTGATCCCCAATCTGCTCGTGACGATCTTCATCAACAGGGAGCGCTTTCGCTCCATGAGCCACGATGAGCTCGGCAGGCTGAGGGAGGAGCACCTAAAATGGCGTCGGTGGGGCAGGGAGGAGTACAGCGAGACCTTTGGAAAGCTGACGACGCCGAGCGGGGTGTTCCACCTCGGAATGAGGTTCTACCTCGACGCCAGGCTCTTCGGGGCCATCACAAGGTTCTACGGAAAAATCACAGACAAGGCTGTAAAGGACGTTAGGGAGATCGACGACACCATACTGAATGAATGGAACGTGGTTCTCGACGAGATTATCAGGAAACGGCCTGAGGTCATAATGAAGCTTGAGAAAGAGTACGAGCATTACATCCCCCGTGACGTCAGGGCCCAAAAGGCCCTCCAGATTTTCCATGACCTGGCATCAACAAGCCCGAACGGCGAGGTTACCAGGGAGGAGTTCCTGAGGGAGATGATGAGGGGCGGCTTCAACGAGCGGGACGCCCTCGACATGATTGAAAGGTTTATAGCCACCGGCTACATTTACGAGCCATTTCCCGGAAAGCTGAGGCTGGTACGGTGATACCATGTCAAAAAAGAAGTTCATACGCCAGAGAGAGCAGCGGGAGAAGAAGAGAATAGCGAGGGAGAGAGTCAACATTCTCTTCACACTCGCCGAGCGCGTCTTTCCCTACGAGCCTGAATTAGCCAACCGCTACGTCGAAATAGCCCTGGCCGTCCAGCAGAAGGCCAAGATAAGGATGCCAAAGAAATGGAAGAGACGCTACTGCAAGAAATGCCATTCCTTCCTCGTTCCCGGCGTCAACGCTCGTGTGAGACTGAGGAGGAAAAGGATGCCTCACGTTGTGGTTAAATGCCTCAACTGCGGGCACATCATGAGGTATCCCTACCTGAAGGAGCAGAAGGAAAAACGAAGGAAAAATACCGAGAAAAGGAAA of the Thermococcus onnurineus NA1 genome contains:
- a CDS encoding ribonuclease P protein component 4, with the translated sequence MSKKKFIRQREQREKKRIARERVNILFTLAERVFPYEPELANRYVEIALAVQQKAKIRMPKKWKRRYCKKCHSFLVPGVNARVRLRRKRMPHVVVKCLNCGHIMRYPYLKEQKEKRRKNTEKRKLLMVVPNVKQ